A stretch of Mytilus edulis chromosome 11, xbMytEdul2.2, whole genome shotgun sequence DNA encodes these proteins:
- the LOC139494506 gene encoding uncharacterized protein, which translates to MNVDNGEGRPCAVDNRFAIVITDGKTVGGTVPKAQSLKNANVKILAVGVGDGVDTSLLQAIASGNQNVFLVEDFDTFPSILDGLISSICTQDSGPHGFCGFPCTLHNKTYDLCPCDEDNVNQTYSVGGNDTTVFTEDFGGENKTGWECYTRSGRFYVVRRCIAHDVFEYRCMRDIMYNTNKDIRVYCMSEWASFEGNPSLCDVCDGSAFDKDKAFIIKGK; encoded by the exons ATGAATGTGGACAATGGTGAAGGACGACCATGTGCAGTCGACAATAGATTTGCAATTGTTATAACTGATGGTAAAACCGTTGGCGGCACAGTTCCGAAAGCTCAAAGCTTAAAGAAtgcaaatgtcaagatcttagcTGTCGGTGTCGGAGATGGTGTTGATACAAGCCTGTTACAAGCTATTGCATCTGGAAACCAAAATGTCTTCCTTGTAGAAGATTTTGATACCTTCCCATCAATTTTAGATGGTCTAATAAGTTCAATATGCACACAAG ACAGCGGCCCTCACGGATTTTGCGGCTTTCCATGTACTCTTCATAACAAAACCTATGACCTTTGCCCTTGTGACGAAGACAATGTCAACCAAACATATAGTGTAGGAGGTAATGATACTACTGTCTTTACGGAGGATTTTGGTGGTGAAAACAAAACGGGCTGGGAATGCTATACTAGAAGTGGAAGGTTTTATGTAGTACG ACGATGTATTGCTCATGATGTATTCGAGTACCGTTGTATGAGAGACATAATGTACAATACTAATAAAGATATAAGAGTATATTGTATGTCAGAATGGG CATCATTTGAAGGTAATCCTTCTCTGTGTGATGTCTGTGATGGATCGGCATTTGACAAAGACAAAGCTTTCATTATCAAAGGTAAATAA
- the LOC139494507 gene encoding cartilage matrix protein-like — protein MLKEIMVAMLVSFLGKSEGSNVENCIACSDIVFLIDESGSINDVEFLQIKTFIKSVVQLFPNVGPNGAQFGAVSFSGEDDQTTEFDLNDHGNATSVLAAIDSLVNNGTDTHIGAALENCRSFSMNH, from the exons ATGTTGAAAGAAATTATGGTGGCCATGTTAGTCAGCTTTCTCGGAAAGTCTGAAG gttcaaatgtagaaaattgtattGCTTGCTCTGATATTGTCTTCCTAATTGATGAATCTGGTAGCATAAACGACGTAGAATTTCTCcagataaaaacatttataaaaagtgTGGTCCAATTATTTCCAAATGTTGGACCAAATGGAGCACAGTTTGGAGCAGTTTCTTTTTCTGGTGAAGATGACCAAACAACAGAATTTGATTTAAACGACCACGGGAATGCTACTAGTGTTCTTGCTGCTATAGATTCCTTGGTAAATAATGGAACTGACACTCATATTGGAGCAGCACTGGag AACTGCCGTTCTTTCTCAATGaatcattaa